A section of the Saccharopolyspora gregorii genome encodes:
- a CDS encoding flagellar basal body-associated FliL family protein yields MTWQDELHNLDAELAAGRISAEEYRSRRDALIGRSQGGQSGPASGDLPQQQPGTPSGGFPQQGTPQSGQQSPFPPAFNWGAAAAQGAQAAQQQPQQPQPSNESTQVVPNPMAQQSESTQVVNVGQQQPWAQQQPGWNQQPGWNTGEKASPWGEPEQPSAPEHGDTSWMRQGPEVFEVGDGGSKGKTIAGIALGAVLLVGVIVAGVFYFTSGDDQAEPQRPTEQQAPPVPTSEPLPEPPAPKPAPAATPEVLVAVPPGQPHPYNGPLDRAALENSPKSGVLRDPVRAAALQGGLIDAFFSRSDGAATSVLIAVRMPDQTAAQSVAEAYLDDQQGLAADEDLSYRGVEVMTTGGGVYRTAYVAHGWAVIVDVNAPDKAAAQTAFKALLDQQLAQTPPTVRD; encoded by the coding sequence GTGACCTGGCAAGACGAGCTGCACAACCTCGACGCCGAACTCGCGGCAGGCAGGATCTCCGCCGAGGAGTACCGCTCCCGGCGGGACGCGCTGATCGGTAGGTCGCAGGGCGGGCAATCCGGACCCGCATCCGGCGACCTCCCGCAGCAGCAGCCCGGCACGCCCTCCGGTGGCTTCCCCCAACAGGGGACCCCGCAAAGTGGTCAGCAGAGCCCGTTCCCGCCCGCGTTCAACTGGGGCGCCGCCGCGGCGCAGGGCGCGCAGGCCGCCCAGCAGCAGCCGCAGCAACCGCAGCCGTCGAACGAGTCCACGCAGGTCGTGCCGAACCCGATGGCGCAGCAGTCGGAGAGCACCCAGGTCGTCAACGTCGGCCAGCAGCAGCCGTGGGCCCAGCAGCAGCCCGGCTGGAACCAGCAGCCCGGGTGGAACACCGGTGAGAAGGCCTCCCCGTGGGGCGAACCGGAGCAGCCGTCGGCCCCCGAGCACGGCGACACCAGCTGGATGCGGCAGGGCCCGGAGGTCTTCGAGGTCGGCGACGGCGGTTCGAAGGGCAAGACCATCGCGGGCATCGCGCTCGGCGCGGTGCTGCTCGTGGGCGTCATCGTCGCCGGGGTCTTCTACTTCACCTCCGGTGACGACCAGGCGGAACCGCAGCGCCCCACCGAGCAGCAGGCACCGCCGGTGCCCACCAGCGAGCCGCTGCCGGAACCGCCCGCGCCGAAGCCCGCGCCGGCCGCCACCCCCGAGGTCCTGGTGGCCGTGCCGCCGGGCCAGCCGCACCCGTACAACGGTCCGCTGGACCGCGCGGCGCTGGAGAACAGCCCCAAGTCCGGAGTGCTGCGGGACCCGGTGCGCGCCGCCGCGCTGCAGGGCGGGCTGATCGACGCGTTCTTCAGCCGCAGCGACGGGGCCGCCACCTCGGTGCTGATCGCGGTGCGGATGCCGGACCAGACCGCGGCGCAGTCGGTCGCGGAGGCCTACCTGGACGACCAGCAGGGCCTCGCCGCGGACGAGGACCTGTCGTACCGGGGCGTGGAGGTCATGACGACCGGCGGCGGCGTGTACCGCACCGCCTACGTGGCGCACGGCTGGGCGGTCATCGTGGACGTGAACGCGCCGGACAAGGCGGCCGCGCAGACCGCGTTCAAGGCGCTGCTGGACCAGCAGCTCGCGCAGACGCCGCCGACCGTCCGCGACTGA